A region from the Natronomonas salsuginis genome encodes:
- a CDS encoding DUF5804 family protein has product MTRVCLVGDDDVELRYELVSRETSRDALATYDLATPYENSISLETVSLGAAVALLNDLNWYLVRFVNEALVFEPSVSDEEWLSRALAIAIRDDELDHADSGRFLKIFGVDDGRLLEPMFVARTGPELPAYDLHDVSETLVIRVTESEFGA; this is encoded by the coding sequence ATGACGCGAGTGTGTCTCGTCGGCGACGACGACGTCGAACTGCGATACGAACTCGTCAGTCGCGAGACCTCGCGGGACGCGCTCGCGACCTACGACCTCGCAACCCCCTACGAGAACTCGATCTCCCTGGAGACCGTCTCGCTCGGCGCGGCCGTCGCGCTGTTGAACGATCTCAACTGGTATCTGGTCCGATTCGTCAACGAAGCGCTCGTCTTCGAACCGTCGGTGAGCGACGAGGAGTGGCTCTCGCGGGCGCTTGCGATCGCCATTCGCGACGACGAACTCGACCACGCCGATTCCGGACGATTTCTGAAGATCTTCGGCGTCGACGACGGCCGGCTGCTCGAACCGATGTTCGTCGCGCGGACCGGGCCGGAACTCCCAGCGTACGACCTCCACGACGTGAGCGAAACGCTCGTCATTCGGGTCACAGAGTCGGAGTTCGGGGCGTGA
- a CDS encoding methionine adenosyltransferase, whose product MTDRNIRVEPVVGRAVEAQDVEIVERKGLGHPDSLCDGIAEHVSQALAREYIDRVGKVLHYNTDETQLVAGSSAPEFGGGEVVDPIYLLITGRATKEYEGTKIPAETIALRAAREYIHEQFPFIEYGVDIIADVKLGEGSGDLQEVFGEDGKQIPMSNDTSFGVGHAPLTETERIVLETERQLNGRYSDDNPAVGQDIKVMGKRESDTIDVTVAVAVVDSYVADIDEYDETIDGVQTFVETLAADYTDRDVRVHVNTADNYEEDSIYLTTTGTSAEQGDDGSVGRGNRANGLITPNRSMSMEATSGKNPVNHIGKIYNLLSTEIARTVVAEVDGILEARIRLLSQIGQPIDRPHVADASLATDDGIEVGDIEDDVTAIIDSELENVTAITERVIAGELTTF is encoded by the coding sequence ATGACTGACCGAAACATTCGCGTCGAGCCGGTCGTCGGTCGCGCGGTCGAAGCCCAGGACGTCGAGATCGTCGAGCGGAAGGGGTTGGGCCATCCGGACTCCCTGTGCGACGGGATCGCAGAGCACGTCTCACAAGCGCTGGCCCGCGAGTACATCGACCGAGTCGGGAAGGTTCTCCACTACAACACGGACGAAACACAACTGGTCGCAGGCAGTTCGGCCCCGGAGTTCGGCGGCGGCGAAGTCGTCGATCCGATCTATCTTCTCATCACCGGTCGGGCGACGAAGGAGTACGAGGGGACGAAGATCCCAGCCGAGACGATCGCTCTCCGGGCCGCCCGCGAGTACATCCACGAGCAGTTCCCCTTCATCGAGTACGGCGTGGATATCATCGCTGACGTGAAACTCGGCGAGGGATCCGGCGACCTTCAAGAGGTGTTCGGCGAGGACGGCAAACAGATCCCGATGTCGAACGACACCTCCTTCGGCGTCGGTCACGCGCCGCTGACCGAGACCGAACGCATCGTCCTCGAGACGGAACGGCAGCTCAACGGTCGATACAGCGACGACAATCCCGCCGTCGGTCAGGATATCAAGGTGATGGGCAAACGCGAGTCGGACACCATCGACGTGACCGTCGCCGTCGCAGTCGTCGACAGTTACGTCGCCGATATCGACGAGTATGACGAAACAATCGACGGCGTTCAGACGTTCGTCGAAACCCTCGCCGCCGACTACACCGACCGCGACGTTCGAGTCCACGTCAACACCGCCGACAACTACGAGGAAGACTCGATCTATCTGACCACGACCGGTACGAGCGCCGAGCAGGGTGACGACGGCTCCGTCGGCCGCGGTAACCGCGCGAACGGGCTCATCACGCCGAACCGTTCGATGTCGATGGAGGCCACCTCGGGGAAGAATCCCGTCAACCACATCGGGAAGATCTACAACTTGCTCTCGACGGAGATCGCTCGGACGGTCGTCGCTGAGGTCGACGGCATTCTCGAGGCTCGGATTCGACTCCTCTCGCAGATCGGCCAGCCGATCGACCGCCCGCACGTCGCCGACGCGAGCCTCGCGACGGACGATGGCATCGAAGTGGGCGATATCGAGGACGATGTCACCGCGATCATCGATTCGGAGCTCGAAAACGTCACCGCGATCACCGAGCGCGTGATCGCCGGCGAGCTGACGACGTTCTGA
- the cyaB gene encoding class IV adenylate cyclase gives MYEVELKLRADHGELRERLAAIGAELMGTVTQVDTYYDHPVRDFAETDEALRIRRETDESGESVKVTYKGPLVDSASKTREERQTGVGDGETMAAILESVGFEPAATVEKARERFRCGEYTVTLDRVAGLGEFIEVETEAEEINPAREGAIDLLESLDLDPECGIRRSYLGLLLDAN, from the coding sequence ATGTACGAGGTCGAATTGAAGCTTCGAGCCGACCACGGCGAACTCCGCGAGCGGCTGGCGGCGATCGGTGCCGAGCTGATGGGGACGGTCACGCAGGTCGACACCTACTACGACCATCCCGTTAGGGACTTCGCCGAAACCGACGAAGCCCTCCGGATCCGGCGCGAAACGGACGAGTCCGGCGAGAGCGTAAAAGTCACCTACAAGGGACCGCTCGTCGACAGCGCCTCGAAGACACGTGAGGAACGCCAAACCGGCGTGGGCGACGGGGAGACGATGGCGGCGATCCTCGAGTCCGTCGGATTCGAGCCGGCCGCGACGGTCGAAAAGGCTCGCGAACGGTTCCGCTGTGGCGAGTACACGGTGACGCTCGATCGGGTAGCGGGACTCGGCGAGTTCATCGAGGTCGAAACCGAAGCGGAGGAGATCAATCCGGCGCGCGAGGGCGCAATCGACCTCCTCGAAAGCCTGGATCTGGATCCCGAGTGCGGCATCCGCCGATCGTATCTCGGGCTTCTCCTCGATGCGAACTAA
- a CDS encoding FKBP-type peptidyl-prolyl cis-trans isomerase produces the protein MSDESDEVEETEAVDEAVTEPETEEKESSEEAEVEGLQDGDFVRIAYTARTVEDDQLVDTTDEEVAEEEGVADQGEFSPRVIVLGEGHLFAAVEDDIRGKEVGDTGSVVVTAEEAFGTYDESEVRTVSADKIGEDDRFPGARVQIDGQQGVLETIIGGRARVDFNHPLAGEDIEYEYELLEEVDDDLEQARGLLNMFLDIDLEMWIEDDEVEETRVEEPDEDDEDGDDEPETVTETVEKRTLYVESTPQLSMNQQWMMQKQQIAQQLVDLTDIDRILIQEVLDGAGMGMGMGGMMGGMGGGGVPDDVDIEEALEEADIDADEIAEELE, from the coding sequence ATGAGCGATGAATCCGATGAGGTCGAGGAGACCGAAGCGGTCGACGAAGCAGTAACCGAACCCGAGACCGAGGAGAAAGAATCGTCCGAGGAGGCCGAAGTCGAAGGGCTTCAGGACGGGGATTTCGTCCGTATCGCCTACACCGCCCGGACGGTCGAAGACGACCAACTCGTCGACACGACCGACGAGGAAGTCGCCGAGGAGGAGGGCGTCGCCGACCAGGGCGAGTTCAGTCCCCGCGTCATCGTGTTGGGAGAGGGTCACCTCTTCGCCGCGGTCGAAGACGACATCCGCGGTAAGGAGGTCGGTGACACCGGTAGCGTCGTCGTCACCGCCGAGGAAGCGTTCGGCACCTATGACGAGTCCGAAGTCCGAACCGTCTCAGCGGACAAGATCGGCGAAGATGACCGGTTCCCCGGCGCACGCGTCCAGATCGACGGCCAGCAGGGCGTCCTCGAGACGATCATCGGCGGTCGCGCGCGCGTTGATTTTAACCATCCGCTCGCCGGCGAGGACATCGAGTACGAGTACGAGCTGCTTGAGGAAGTCGACGATGATCTCGAACAGGCCCGCGGTCTGCTGAACATGTTCCTCGACATCGATCTCGAGATGTGGATCGAGGACGACGAGGTCGAGGAGACGCGCGTCGAAGAACCCGACGAGGACGACGAAGACGGGGACGACGAACCCGAGACGGTCACCGAGACCGTCGAAAAGCGCACCCTCTACGTGGAATCGACGCCGCAGTTGTCGATGAATCAGCAGTGGATGATGCAAAAGCAGCAGATCGCCCAACAGCTCGTCGACCTCACCGACATCGATCGAATCCTGATCCAGGAGGTCCTCGACGGGGCCGGCATGGGAATGGGTATGGGCGGCATGATGGGCGGCATGGGCGGTGGCGGCGTCCCTGACGATGTCGACATCGAGGAGGCGCTCGAAGAGGCCGACATCGATGCCGACGAGATCGCCGAAGAGCTCGAATAA
- a CDS encoding acyltransferase yields MTKRHVSLPVDAEEGLKAFISGVDNRLSSDEDTCAVVEDVLVDLHGDREAYERWQAGEDVSAAQRVRLQGYDPCNATLESEYYAEKDEDAFKRSKHLQWLWRQFDATPMADNVEFALRFRQMLANHLFDECGDGCRFFKGITFTYGHNISVGDNVVIHDDAHLDDRGRLTIGDRVSISDGVHIYSHDHDIVDQTAVDNYHTTIEDDVRITFDAMVRAGCKVGENSIVGARSVVQSDVPAHHVVVGQPAQSVRIKPGWEDVAEPLDGDHPDGRADRQIEYDLPDDLDQFDEFQRDLDPTSGR; encoded by the coding sequence ATGACGAAGCGCCACGTCTCGCTGCCGGTCGACGCCGAGGAAGGACTCAAGGCGTTCATCTCCGGAGTGGATAACCGGCTGTCAAGCGACGAAGACACGTGCGCCGTCGTCGAGGACGTCCTCGTCGACCTCCACGGCGATCGGGAGGCCTATGAGCGGTGGCAGGCGGGTGAGGATGTTTCGGCGGCCCAACGGGTTCGACTACAGGGATACGACCCGTGTAACGCCACGCTCGAAAGCGAGTACTACGCCGAGAAGGACGAGGACGCGTTCAAGCGGTCGAAGCACCTCCAGTGGCTCTGGCGGCAGTTCGACGCCACGCCGATGGCGGACAACGTCGAGTTCGCGCTCCGGTTTCGGCAGATGCTCGCGAACCATCTCTTCGACGAGTGCGGCGACGGCTGTCGGTTTTTCAAGGGGATCACCTTCACGTACGGCCACAACATCTCCGTCGGTGACAACGTCGTCATCCACGACGACGCCCACCTCGACGACCGCGGCAGATTGACCATCGGTGACCGCGTGTCGATCTCCGACGGCGTCCACATCTACAGCCACGATCACGATATCGTCGACCAGACCGCCGTCGACAACTACCACACCACCATCGAAGACGATGTGCGGATCACCTTCGATGCCATGGTTCGAGCGGGCTGTAAGGTTGGCGAGAACTCGATCGTTGGGGCACGGAGCGTCGTCCAATCTGACGTTCCCGCTCACCACGTCGTCGTGGGGCAACCAGCCCAGAGCGTTCGCATCAAGCCCGGATGGGAAGATGTCGCCGAACCGCTCGACGGAGACCACCCGGACGGCCGCGCGGATCGACAGATCGAGTACGACCTCCCCGACGATCTCGACCAGTTCGACGAGTTCCAGCGGGATCTCGATCCCACGAGCGGTCGCTGA
- a CDS encoding aldo/keto reductase: MNHRTLGTSGVEVSEIGFGAWVVGSDWWGDRTDEEAIEMVQYAIDQGITYFDTGDVYGHGASEELIGRALEGVRDEVTVATKIGYDFYNNPQAGHGELPKEMDRDYLEEAFERSLDRLGLERIDVLQLHNANVDEVDAEVLALLDDLKSAGRIDAVGWALGPSIGWLAEGDMAIEEEFDSVQLVWNAFEQEVGNHFLETIERTGSTTSLIPRVPHSSGLLNEQVRPETELGEGDHRAYRPDEWYETGWEKLETLRFLERDGERTMAQAALQWLLYHDSVATVTPTFRTREDIDEWAAASDVPALSDDEYDRVQALYADGFGIDRNDGMDALRSSVGGEDIDAAGLDKLSAGS; the protein is encoded by the coding sequence ATGAATCACCGAACGCTCGGGACGTCCGGGGTCGAGGTTTCGGAGATCGGCTTCGGCGCGTGGGTCGTCGGTAGCGACTGGTGGGGCGACAGAACCGACGAGGAAGCGATCGAGATGGTCCAGTACGCGATCGACCAAGGAATCACCTACTTCGACACCGGCGATGTGTACGGGCACGGCGCCTCGGAGGAGCTGATCGGGCGCGCGCTCGAGGGCGTTCGCGACGAGGTGACCGTCGCGACGAAGATCGGCTACGACTTCTACAACAACCCGCAGGCCGGACACGGCGAGTTGCCCAAGGAGATGGATCGTGACTACCTCGAGGAGGCCTTCGAGAGATCACTCGACAGGCTCGGGCTCGAACGGATCGACGTGCTCCAGTTGCACAACGCGAACGTCGACGAGGTCGACGCCGAGGTGCTAGCGTTGCTCGACGATCTCAAATCAGCGGGCCGGATCGACGCCGTCGGCTGGGCGCTTGGGCCGTCGATCGGCTGGCTCGCGGAGGGCGACATGGCGATCGAGGAGGAGTTCGACTCGGTTCAACTCGTTTGGAACGCCTTCGAACAGGAGGTCGGAAACCACTTTCTCGAGACGATCGAGCGGACCGGATCGACGACGAGTCTGATCCCGCGCGTCCCGCACTCGTCGGGCCTGTTGAACGAGCAGGTGCGCCCCGAAACGGAACTCGGCGAGGGGGATCACCGCGCGTACCGCCCCGACGAATGGTACGAAACGGGGTGGGAGAAACTCGAAACGCTTCGGTTCCTCGAGCGCGACGGCGAGCGGACGATGGCACAGGCGGCGCTCCAGTGGCTCCTGTACCACGACTCGGTCGCGACAGTAACGCCGACGTTCCGGACGCGCGAGGACATCGACGAGTGGGCCGCGGCGAGCGACGTTCCCGCGCTCTCGGACGACGAGTACGACCGCGTGCAGGCGCTGTACGCCGACGGCTTCGGCATCGATCGCAACGACGGGATGGACGCGCTCCGGTCGTCCGTCGGGGGCGAAGACATCGATGCCGCCGGACTCGACAAGCTGTCGGCTGGAAGCTGA
- a CDS encoding pyruvoyl-dependent arginine decarboxylase: MGRIRIVWGTAAGPTAMASYDAALAAANVHNYNLVSVSSVIPANAEIEVVGEAPDLGPPGERLTVVEGRSTIAPGNVEPAVASLGWSREANGPGIFYETSGTDPDAVRSRIDAGLAAGRELRDWAFEDDGRRTVVAESSPNRHTTAVVLAVYGESGSIL; encoded by the coding sequence ATGGGACGCATTCGGATCGTCTGGGGAACCGCAGCCGGGCCGACGGCGATGGCCTCCTACGACGCCGCGCTCGCGGCCGCGAACGTCCACAACTACAATCTCGTCTCCGTCTCGTCGGTGATCCCGGCAAACGCGGAGATCGAGGTCGTCGGCGAGGCACCGGATCTTGGACCACCGGGCGAGCGGCTGACCGTCGTCGAGGGACGATCGACCATCGCACCAGGGAACGTAGAGCCGGCGGTCGCGAGCCTTGGCTGGTCGCGGGAGGCGAATGGCCCGGGAATCTTCTACGAGACGTCCGGGACGGACCCCGACGCGGTTCGAAGCCGTATCGACGCCGGCCTCGCTGCCGGAAGGGAGCTTCGAGACTGGGCGTTCGAGGACGACGGGCGGCGGACCGTCGTCGCCGAGTCGAGCCCGAATCGGCATACGACGGCGGTCGTCCTCGCGGTGTACGGTGAGAGTGGGTCGATCCTCTAA
- a CDS encoding DUF5811 family protein has translation MHGNTPYAGSPTADAQPTPERRRTLRRELASVAASTRELLSDEFVVGGEISDGDDGSLRATIAVQPPVGSVVSAGIDPENADADAVDSLARDLAASAVFEAKHATRDTHSSAS, from the coding sequence ATGCACGGGAACACGCCATACGCCGGCTCGCCGACGGCCGATGCCCAGCCGACACCCGAGCGTCGTCGAACGCTCCGACGGGAACTCGCGAGTGTCGCAGCGTCGACACGGGAGTTGCTCTCCGATGAGTTCGTTGTCGGTGGCGAGATCTCCGACGGCGACGACGGGTCGCTCCGGGCCACGATCGCGGTCCAACCCCCCGTTGGATCCGTCGTTTCGGCGGGTATAGATCCGGAAAACGCCGACGCCGATGCCGTCGATTCGCTGGCACGCGATCTCGCCGCGAGCGCGGTGTTCGAGGCGAAACACGCCACCAGAGACACCCACAGCTCCGCGAGCTGA
- a CDS encoding ribonuclease P protein component 4: protein MSVAEERIDRLTELARDAARAGEADLARQYVRRARRIAERNRIALPRRFKRFTCDRCDAYLVPGRNARVRTRDGHVVVTCGCGGHARYPYRRPDSDDAV from the coding sequence GTGAGCGTCGCCGAGGAACGCATCGATCGATTGACCGAACTCGCGCGGGATGCGGCCCGCGCTGGCGAAGCGGATCTCGCCCGGCAATACGTGCGTCGCGCACGACGGATCGCCGAGCGAAACCGGATTGCGCTCCCGCGCCGGTTCAAGCGGTTCACGTGCGATCGGTGTGATGCGTATCTCGTCCCCGGTCGAAACGCCCGCGTTCGGACCCGTGACGGCCACGTCGTCGTGACGTGTGGTTGTGGGGGACACGCACGATACCCGTATCGTCGGCCGGACAGCGACGACGCCGTGTAG
- a CDS encoding YhbY family RNA-binding protein yields MSQRDRKAKIHDLDVTVWVGKSGLDPVTDELSDQLMGADLVKVKFLRAARGGTTTDSLAEELAERTSAELVQTRGHTAVYSR; encoded by the coding sequence ATGTCGCAGCGCGATCGAAAAGCGAAAATACACGACCTCGACGTAACCGTCTGGGTCGGAAAGTCCGGGCTCGATCCAGTCACCGACGAACTGTCGGATCAGTTGATGGGGGCGGACCTCGTGAAGGTGAAGTTCCTTCGAGCGGCTCGGGGCGGAACCACGACCGACTCGCTCGCCGAAGAACTCGCCGAGCGGACGAGCGCCGAACTCGTCCAGACGCGCGGCCACACGGCCGTGTATAGTCGATGA
- a CDS encoding mechanosensitive ion channel family protein: MIALQNGVSTWLGEQLEAFGVPPEIAASAGDAIVGGILFVTAFIVLYLLGKRGVLPLLDRLLNSRDLDRHARTPIRRFAWILYLFVGITIAFGAAGYNGFLRSLATIAAAATLAIGFAMQDVLKNFVSGVFIFTEKPFRIGDWIEWHDNVGVVEDISLRITRVRTFDNELLTVPNYQLTDNVVKNPVDAKKLRLKFVFGIGYDDDIEAATDIILEEARDHPGIMDDPEPSVRLTELGDSSVGLQSRIWIEDPSRADFVKTRAEYVQRVKERFDAAGIDIPYPHRTLTGGIDIAEGPVAGE; encoded by the coding sequence ATGATCGCGCTGCAAAACGGCGTAAGCACGTGGCTCGGCGAGCAGCTCGAAGCGTTCGGCGTCCCGCCGGAGATCGCCGCGTCCGCCGGTGACGCGATCGTCGGCGGCATTCTCTTCGTCACCGCATTCATCGTGCTGTATCTGCTCGGCAAGCGGGGGGTTCTTCCACTTCTCGATCGCCTGCTGAATTCGAGAGACCTGGACCGACACGCCCGGACGCCGATACGGCGGTTCGCTTGGATTCTGTATCTGTTCGTCGGGATCACCATCGCGTTCGGGGCCGCGGGGTACAACGGCTTCCTGCGTTCGCTCGCCACGATCGCCGCCGCGGCGACACTGGCCATCGGGTTCGCTATGCAGGACGTACTGAAGAACTTCGTCTCGGGCGTGTTCATCTTCACGGAAAAGCCGTTCCGGATCGGCGATTGGATCGAGTGGCACGACAATGTCGGCGTCGTCGAGGACATCAGTCTCCGCATCACCCGAGTCCGAACGTTCGACAACGAACTGCTGACGGTTCCGAACTACCAACTCACGGATAACGTCGTCAAGAATCCCGTTGACGCGAAGAAGCTCCGACTCAAGTTCGTCTTCGGGATCGGATACGATGACGATATCGAGGCCGCGACGGACATCATCCTCGAGGAGGCGCGGGATCATCCGGGAATCATGGACGATCCGGAGCCGTCCGTTCGGCTGACGGAACTGGGCGACTCGTCGGTCGGGCTCCAATCGAGGATCTGGATCGAAGACCCGTCGCGCGCCGACTTCGTCAAAACCCGCGCCGAGTACGTCCAGCGGGTCAAAGAGCGATTCGATGCGGCGGGTATCGATATCCCTTATCCGCACCGAACCCTGACCGGCGGCATCGATATCGCCGAAGGTCCGGTCGCGGGCGAGTAG
- a CDS encoding two-component system sensor histidine kinase NtrB produces MGNTPRDELEMELLAEMVEAVGVGVAIYDDSGRYQYVNEAYADILGTDRSSLTGIGIWKVVPSFRQERFEDYWSSFEDGETRLAETEHLIDGNSTPVSTLTTRRRIGGKAYNFGTIRDRTERKRREQELSEKNERLEAFAGIVSHDLRNPLSVATGYLELLQSDVDRDEIELIESALDRMDTLIEDLLTLAREGRSVRNTEHVSISAVANDAWKQIEARDSSFEADCEGTVVADRGRIQQLLENLFRNSIEHTDASVSVRVDRLDADEGFFISDNGPGIPESERERIFDPTYSTDENGTGFGLAIVTEIASAHGWSITVTESIEGGARFEFRTSESPQQQ; encoded by the coding sequence ATGGGTAACACGCCCCGAGACGAGCTAGAGATGGAACTCCTCGCCGAGATGGTCGAGGCGGTCGGCGTCGGCGTCGCGATCTACGACGACAGCGGTCGATACCAGTACGTCAACGAAGCCTACGCTGACATCCTCGGGACAGATCGCTCGTCGCTCACCGGTATCGGCATCTGGAAGGTCGTACCTTCGTTCAGACAGGAGCGCTTCGAGGACTACTGGAGTTCCTTCGAGGACGGTGAGACGCGCCTCGCGGAGACCGAACACCTCATCGATGGAAACTCGACACCGGTGAGCACACTTACGACTCGACGCCGAATCGGCGGGAAAGCGTACAACTTTGGGACGATCCGAGATCGCACCGAGCGGAAACGGCGTGAACAGGAACTAAGCGAGAAAAACGAACGGCTCGAGGCATTCGCCGGGATCGTCTCCCACGACCTCCGGAATCCGTTAAGCGTTGCAACGGGGTATCTCGAATTGCTTCAATCCGACGTTGATCGGGACGAGATCGAATTGATCGAGAGCGCGCTCGATCGGATGGACACTCTCATCGAGGATCTGTTGACGCTGGCTCGCGAAGGCCGTTCGGTGCGTAATACCGAGCACGTTTCCATCTCGGCCGTGGCAAACGACGCTTGGAAGCAGATCGAAGCACGTGACTCGAGTTTCGAAGCCGATTGTGAGGGGACCGTCGTCGCTGATCGGGGACGGATCCAGCAGCTGCTAGAGAATCTCTTTCGGAATTCGATCGAACACACCGACGCTTCGGTAAGTGTCCGGGTCGATCGACTCGACGCCGATGAGGGCTTTTTCATCTCGGACAACGGGCCCGGAATCCCCGAATCGGAGCGCGAGCGAATCTTCGATCCAACGTACTCGACGGACGAAAACGGAACCGGCTTCGGATTAGCCATTGTCACCGAGATCGCCTCGGCACACGGCTGGTCGATTACTGTCACCGAGAGTATCGAGGGCGGCGCGCGATTCGAGTTCCGGACGTCGGAGTCGCCCCAACAGCAGTGA
- a CDS encoding DUF5798 family protein, whose amino-acid sequence MGLGGATRKLQKVADMGEELYSRISELREQMLEVHETVKETDKRVATLENKVDGQTAIIEALADSEGIDVDELLTETAIEEAEPEGCDEVGDDATDSIPDAESRTDAS is encoded by the coding sequence ATGGGACTCGGAGGCGCGACCAGAAAGCTTCAGAAGGTCGCAGACATGGGTGAAGAACTGTACAGCCGGATCAGCGAACTCCGCGAGCAGATGCTCGAGGTACACGAGACGGTCAAAGAGACCGACAAACGCGTTGCCACGCTCGAAAACAAGGTCGACGGCCAGACCGCGATCATCGAAGCGCTCGCCGACTCAGAAGGGATCGACGTCGACGAACTCCTCACAGAAACCGCGATCGAGGAGGCCGAACCGGAAGGTTGCGACGAAGTGGGTGATGACGCGACGGATTCGATTCCCGACGCTGAATCCCGCACCGACGCGTCATGA
- a CDS encoding CoA-binding protein produces the protein MPVESDDELREIFELETIAVVGCSATPHKQAHAIPKFMRDRGYEIIPINPYADEIFGVEPYDSLSDVEAEIDIVDIFRPSDEVAEIADEAIERDDVKVVWTQLGIRDREAGERVEAADKRYVEDRCLKVEYQRLMG, from the coding sequence ATGCCCGTCGAAAGTGACGACGAACTGCGGGAGATCTTCGAGCTCGAAACGATCGCCGTGGTCGGCTGTTCGGCGACGCCACACAAACAGGCCCACGCGATCCCGAAGTTCATGCGTGATCGCGGCTACGAGATCATTCCGATCAACCCCTATGCCGACGAGATATTCGGCGTCGAACCGTACGATTCGCTCTCCGACGTCGAGGCAGAGATCGACATCGTCGATATCTTCCGGCCGAGCGACGAGGTCGCCGAAATCGCCGACGAGGCGATCGAACGCGACGACGTGAAAGTCGTCTGGACCCAACTCGGCATCCGCGATCGAGAAGCCGGTGAGCGCGTCGAGGCGGCCGACAAACGGTACGTCGAGGACCGATGTCTCAAGGTTGAATACCAACGACTGATGGGGTAG
- a CDS encoding geranylgeranylglycerol-phosphate geranylgeranyltransferase produces MKTARGAIELMRPGNAIAAGGLTFIGAFVAGGAGTPVLASLAVLATTFATSGGNAINDYFDREIDAINQPNRPIPRGAVPPNIALGFSVALFIGAIALTLLLPLAAIVIAVINLIALVAYTELFKGLPGVGNALVAYLTGSTFLYGGAAVGGDLRTVLILFVLAAGATMAREIVKDVEDIEGDREEGLNTLPIAVGKRPALFVAAVFVGFAIVVSPAPYLLGTFGSTYLLVLAPTIAGLVAGMYRSFTDPTRGQSLLKASMFLAAIAFVIGRIAVVV; encoded by the coding sequence ATGAAAACAGCCCGCGGGGCGATCGAGCTGATGCGGCCGGGGAACGCCATCGCGGCGGGCGGCCTGACGTTCATCGGTGCGTTCGTCGCGGGGGGAGCGGGGACGCCCGTACTCGCGTCACTCGCCGTTCTCGCGACGACATTCGCCACCAGCGGCGGGAACGCGATCAACGATTACTTCGATCGAGAGATCGACGCGATCAACCAACCGAACCGACCGATCCCGCGAGGAGCCGTGCCGCCGAATATCGCGCTCGGATTCAGCGTCGCGCTGTTTATTGGCGCCATCGCACTCACCCTTCTCCTCCCGCTTGCGGCGATCGTCATCGCGGTGATAAACCTGATCGCACTGGTCGCGTACACGGAGCTATTCAAGGGCCTGCCGGGGGTCGGAAACGCACTGGTCGCGTATCTGACCGGGAGCACGTTCCTCTACGGTGGCGCGGCGGTCGGCGGCGACCTCAGGACCGTTCTCATTCTCTTCGTCCTCGCGGCGGGCGCGACGATGGCGAGAGAGATCGTCAAGGACGTCGAAGATATCGAGGGCGACCGCGAAGAGGGGCTGAACACGCTCCCGATCGCAGTGGGGAAACGGCCGGCGCTCTTTGTCGCGGCCGTGTTCGTTGGATTCGCCATCGTCGTGAGTCCGGCCCCGTACCTGCTCGGGACGTTCGGGAGCACGTACCTCCTCGTGTTGGCCCCGACGATCGCGGGACTCGTAGCTGGGATGTACCGATCTTTCACCGATCCGACTCGCGGGCAGTCGTTGCTCAAGGCGTCGATGTTTCTCGCGGCGATCGCGTTCGTCATCGGGCGGATCGCTGTGGTCGTCTGA
- a CDS encoding AbrB/MazE/SpoVT family DNA-binding domain-containing protein: protein MSAETDKQGRLYIPKGVREKYGERYHIVTYEDRIELIPVADDPLAAVRAAAGELRDASVEEIREDIEDEAEAEARSEGGR, encoded by the coding sequence ATGTCAGCAGAGACGGACAAGCAGGGTCGCCTCTACATCCCCAAAGGGGTACGAGAAAAGTACGGGGAGCGGTACCACATCGTGACCTACGAGGATAGAATCGAACTCATTCCGGTCGCAGACGACCCGCTCGCGGCTGTCCGCGCAGCGGCAGGCGAGCTCCGGGATGCGTCTGTGGAAGAGATACGAGAGGATATCGAGGACGAGGCGGAGGCGGAAGCCCGGAGTGAGGGCGGTAGATGA